A genomic stretch from Thermoprotei archaeon includes:
- a CDS encoding molybdopterin-dependent oxidoreductase, producing the protein MNGNGENWPKENEPQRMKRNELASTRRGFLKSAAFLGGAGVLALVALDGLRVLQVGGESPQAPPQYSPNLPENTIYSACLQCNTQCAIKVKHRSDGKISKIDGSPYSPLTMLPWLDYDVSPRLAAPVDGKLCPKGQSGIQSYADPYRIVKVLKRAGPRGSNKWQTISFDQAIKEIVNGGKLFESIGEDRYVPGFKDVFVLKDAKLSAAMASDVALIQQGKMSVAEFKSKYSSYLDVLIDPDHPDLGPKNNQFVFLAGRIEGGRDSFAQRFTYGALGSVNWFNHTSICELSHHVAYQWSTAQYTSGKWTPGPNHAKPNYLESEFVIFWGTGAFEANFGPTPISEQITSSLTSEAKNFKFAVIDPRFSKTAAKAWRWLPVVPGGDLPLAMAMIQWIIENNRYNRGFLQNANKAAALATGQKSWTNATWLVKIGEDGTPGQFLRAGDIGLKVPEGKNAQDYFVVISNGRAIAFDPYDSDNIVIGDLFVDTTISGIHVKSALQLVREAAAEDTIEGWAEKAGLDPKAIVELAAEFTSHGPRAAIDFYRGAVQHWNGYYTAQALIILNLLVGNPDWKGGLSVGGGAWDAMGTKAGQPFNLAKLHTGKLTPFGVKLTREGSFYERSTLFEGYPAKRPWYPFTGNIYQEVLPAAKAGYPYPIKILWLHMGNPVQLAPAGTEQIAILRDTNAIPLLIADDIVIGDTSMYADYIFPDLSYLERWAFMGAPPSVVTKTSLVRQPAAIPVPEIVTVDGEEMPISMEAVMIAIAKELKAPGYGPDGFAPGLPFNRPEDFYLKAVANIASGDAPGDSVPEADPDEISLFLQARRYLPSAVFNPEKWKASVGTENWARVIYVLNRGGRFESSEKAYSGSYLSHPFGKLWNIYVEPIAAGIDSITGKHFSGVPRYRPPSFSDGSPLPNDGYAFWLSTFKEIFGAKRTVSNYWSQLLILPSNFVLMNALDARRLGLKDGDIVRLVSASNPTGSFDLGELGKRFVEGKLKIIQGIRPGTIAVSLSYGHWNYGAADATVDGITIPGDERRRAGLIGNPVLLLDKVMTGACLTDPIGGSASFFDTKVNVVKVRARE; encoded by the coding sequence ATGAATGGAAATGGAGAGAATTGGCCAAAAGAGAATGAGCCGCAGCGGATGAAGAGAAACGAACTCGCTTCAACGCGCCGAGGGTTCCTGAAATCAGCTGCTTTCCTGGGAGGCGCAGGTGTCCTAGCACTGGTTGCGTTGGATGGCCTGCGAGTGCTGCAGGTTGGTGGCGAGAGCCCTCAGGCGCCCCCTCAATACAGCCCTAACCTCCCAGAGAACACAATTTACAGCGCCTGTCTGCAATGCAATACCCAGTGCGCGATTAAGGTGAAACATCGATCGGATGGGAAGATATCAAAGATTGACGGCAGTCCCTACAGCCCGCTCACAATGCTTCCATGGCTTGACTATGATGTTAGCCCGCGGCTCGCTGCCCCAGTGGACGGGAAGCTCTGCCCAAAGGGGCAGTCCGGGATTCAATCCTACGCCGACCCCTATAGAATCGTCAAAGTCCTCAAGCGTGCCGGTCCCCGTGGCTCGAACAAGTGGCAGACGATCTCTTTCGACCAAGCGATCAAAGAGATAGTCAACGGGGGAAAGCTGTTCGAGAGCATAGGCGAAGACCGATATGTACCGGGGTTCAAAGACGTCTTTGTGCTGAAGGATGCGAAGCTTTCTGCTGCCATGGCAAGCGATGTTGCCTTGATTCAGCAGGGCAAGATGAGCGTAGCCGAGTTCAAGAGCAAGTATTCTTCGTACCTGGATGTTCTGATAGACCCAGATCACCCAGACCTCGGGCCGAAGAATAACCAGTTCGTCTTCTTAGCAGGCAGGATTGAGGGAGGTCGGGACTCCTTTGCACAGAGGTTCACATATGGAGCTTTAGGCTCAGTGAACTGGTTCAACCACACCTCGATTTGCGAACTAAGTCACCACGTTGCCTACCAATGGTCGACCGCTCAGTACACGAGCGGTAAATGGACACCTGGCCCAAACCACGCCAAGCCGAACTACCTAGAGTCGGAGTTCGTCATCTTCTGGGGGACCGGCGCCTTCGAAGCGAACTTCGGACCAACGCCCATCTCCGAACAGATTACCTCCTCTTTGACGTCAGAGGCCAAGAACTTCAAGTTCGCAGTAATAGATCCGAGGTTCAGCAAGACGGCGGCGAAGGCGTGGCGATGGCTTCCAGTGGTTCCAGGGGGCGACCTTCCCCTCGCCATGGCCATGATCCAGTGGATTATCGAGAACAACCGTTACAATCGTGGTTTTCTGCAGAACGCGAACAAGGCAGCGGCTCTTGCTACTGGCCAGAAGAGCTGGACGAATGCGACTTGGCTGGTGAAGATAGGGGAGGACGGGACGCCAGGGCAGTTCCTGAGGGCGGGGGATATTGGTCTGAAGGTTCCCGAAGGAAAGAACGCGCAGGATTACTTTGTGGTTATCTCTAATGGTCGTGCTATCGCATTCGACCCATACGATTCAGACAATATAGTGATAGGAGATCTGTTCGTTGACACGACAATCTCGGGGATACACGTCAAGAGTGCACTGCAGCTTGTGAGGGAGGCCGCTGCAGAGGACACAATCGAGGGCTGGGCCGAGAAGGCTGGTCTGGATCCAAAAGCGATAGTCGAACTCGCAGCTGAGTTCACGAGCCACGGTCCAAGGGCGGCCATCGACTTTTACCGTGGAGCAGTTCAGCACTGGAACGGATACTATACAGCACAAGCCTTAATCATCTTGAACCTGCTGGTCGGAAACCCGGACTGGAAGGGAGGTCTGTCAGTCGGAGGAGGCGCGTGGGACGCGATGGGCACAAAGGCGGGGCAACCCTTCAATCTCGCGAAGCTTCACACAGGCAAGTTGACTCCATTCGGGGTAAAGCTCACGCGTGAAGGATCGTTCTATGAAAGGTCAACACTCTTCGAAGGCTATCCCGCCAAACGGCCTTGGTATCCGTTTACGGGCAACATTTACCAAGAGGTCCTTCCTGCAGCCAAAGCTGGCTATCCATATCCTATCAAGATACTTTGGCTGCATATGGGGAACCCCGTCCAGCTTGCCCCGGCCGGTACAGAGCAGATTGCGATACTAAGAGACACGAACGCGATACCGCTTCTCATTGCTGATGACATAGTTATTGGGGATACGTCTATGTATGCAGACTACATCTTTCCTGACCTGAGCTACCTCGAACGTTGGGCATTCATGGGAGCCCCTCCGAGCGTGGTCACAAAGACATCGTTGGTGAGGCAGCCTGCTGCCATCCCTGTACCAGAAATCGTGACAGTCGATGGGGAGGAGATGCCAATCAGCATGGAGGCGGTAATGATAGCGATTGCTAAGGAACTCAAAGCACCGGGTTACGGCCCAGATGGCTTCGCTCCTGGACTACCATTCAACAGGCCGGAGGATTTCTACTTGAAGGCGGTGGCGAACATAGCTAGCGGGGATGCACCAGGCGACTCCGTGCCCGAAGCAGACCCTGACGAGATTTCGCTCTTCTTGCAAGCGCGACGTTATCTACCTTCAGCCGTCTTCAACCCTGAGAAATGGAAGGCCAGCGTTGGGACCGAGAACTGGGCTCGCGTCATTTACGTGTTGAACCGAGGCGGGAGGTTCGAGTCGTCAGAGAAAGCGTACAGCGGGTCATACCTCAGCCATCCCTTTGGCAAACTGTGGAACATCTATGTCGAACCTATCGCAGCTGGCATCGACAGCATTACCGGCAAGCACTTTTCTGGCGTCCCCCGTTATAGGCCACCGTCATTCAGCGATGGGAGTCCGCTGCCCAACGATGGCTACGCCTTCTGGTTATCCACGTTCAAGGAGATATTTGGCGCTAAACGCACCGTGTCAAACTACTGGTCTCAACTGTTGATTCTGCCGTCCAACTTCGTTCTCATGAATGCGTTAGATGCGAGGAGGTTGGGACTAAAAGATGGGGACATAGTTCGGCTGGTTTCGGCATCCAACCCGACTGGGAGCTTCGACCTAGGCGAGCTGGGGAAGCGCTTCGTCGAGGGTAAGCTCAAAATAATACAGGGCATACGCCCCGGAACCATCGCCGTCTCTCTTTCCTATGGGCACTGGAACTACGGTGCAGCTGACGCAACTGTCGACGGAATCACTATCCCCGGCGACGAACGACGCAGAGCAGGCTTGATAGGGAATCCAGTCCTCCTCCTGGACAAAGTGATGACAGGCGCGTGCTTGACCGATCCCATCGGCGGAAGCGCCAGCTTCTTCGATACAAAAGTGAATGTCGTAAAAGTGCGAGCGCGTGAATGA
- the nrfD gene encoding NrfD/PsrC family molybdoenzyme membrane anchor subunit gives MTRKYLFLVILLAILTASTSYGWYVRAVEGLKVTALSPSFTAWGLWIAFYIFFAGLSAGAFLVSSLVYGFNFKDLEKVGRYALIVAILSLLGAFLSVLPDLGRMDRFIYLYTSPNFSSWMAIEAWMYVVYVLILLSELYFACRTDLVRLKSTTVGIRKTLYSIISLGSSDLSDGSQLRDRKVVRILAIVGIPVAANGGTGAIFGVLGWRAMWFGGYTPIHFVLSAMLSGAAFLLATYIITNRALGIKVDSVATDKLRDVVLLLLFIEWFFVFWELVTSFWPTAPQENTLIASLLVLGPYWWVFWIDELLIGFLIPAALLLYRPPSKAPIMACIAGLMIVLGIIGIKFNIVLPALNELPLPNMPLDWDIKSSPWTSIPGVSGELWPNLGAGLPYFPSLWEILVEVSSISLLILLYVLLVKIIPLEEVLKK, from the coding sequence GTGACCAGGAAATATCTTTTCTTGGTAATCCTCCTCGCCATCCTCACTGCAAGCACCAGCTATGGGTGGTATGTCAGGGCGGTTGAAGGGCTCAAGGTAACGGCCCTCTCCCCCTCCTTTACTGCTTGGGGCCTCTGGATAGCTTTCTATATATTTTTCGCGGGTCTCAGCGCCGGTGCTTTCCTCGTTTCTTCCTTGGTGTACGGCTTCAACTTCAAAGACCTGGAGAAGGTGGGCAGGTACGCGTTAATAGTTGCTATTCTCTCCCTCCTAGGCGCTTTCCTCAGCGTCCTCCCAGACCTGGGGAGGATGGACCGCTTCATCTACCTGTATACCAGCCCCAACTTCTCCTCGTGGATGGCGATAGAAGCTTGGATGTACGTGGTCTACGTCTTGATTCTGTTATCAGAGCTTTACTTTGCCTGTCGCACCGACCTGGTAAGGCTGAAGTCAACCACTGTGGGTATAAGGAAAACCCTCTACAGCATTATATCTCTGGGCTCATCAGATTTGAGCGACGGGAGTCAGCTGAGAGACAGGAAGGTTGTGCGAATTCTGGCAATCGTTGGGATTCCGGTCGCGGCAAACGGAGGGACGGGTGCTATCTTCGGCGTCCTTGGGTGGCGTGCGATGTGGTTTGGGGGATATACTCCAATCCACTTCGTGCTCTCGGCTATGCTAAGCGGGGCTGCCTTCCTACTGGCGACTTACATTATCACGAACAGGGCCTTGGGGATAAAGGTTGATTCAGTTGCCACGGACAAACTGAGGGACGTGGTCCTTCTCTTGCTCTTCATCGAATGGTTCTTCGTGTTCTGGGAACTCGTTACCTCCTTCTGGCCAACCGCTCCCCAAGAGAATACTCTCATCGCTTCTCTGCTGGTTCTTGGCCCCTATTGGTGGGTATTCTGGATTGACGAGCTCCTCATCGGGTTCTTGATACCTGCAGCATTGCTCCTCTATAGGCCGCCGAGCAAAGCACCTATCATGGCCTGTATCGCGGGGCTCATGATAGTGCTTGGGATCATCGGTATCAAGTTCAACATAGTCCTGCCTGCACTTAATGAGCTTCCATTGCCGAACATGCCCTTGGACTGGGATATAAAGTCGTCACCTTGGACTTCGATACCGGGAGTCAGCGGGGAGTTGTGGCCCAATCTTGGTGCGGGCCTGCCGTACTTCCCTTCGTTATGGGAGATACTCGTTGAGGTTTCGAGCATATCCCTGTTGATCCTCCTCTATGTTCTGCTGGTGAAGATCATCCCTCTTGAAGAGGTGCTTAAAAAATGA
- a CDS encoding 4Fe-4S dicluster domain-containing protein: protein MSSVGTTVNPRDRSRREFLRTAAITCAVGATVLMPLTKVLAEAKTEPLNESRYLPSLPAQKENEGVLLRMQRELQESLQKPITERRWVMVIDLRKCVACHACTVACIAENRSPPGVTYRPVLEWETGEYPNVSRAFLPRPCFHCDNPPCVPVCPVKATWKREDGVVVIDYSKCIGCRYCVAACPYGARATDFGFDWDSTPAGPATNAPLMNKEAKSLVDDLPSMEYVSTPWYGRWRRADLVGVTRKCHFCTQRIDNGMLPQCVTTCMGVANYFGDIKNPKSLVSELLKENRAIRLKEELGTEPSVYYIVGPGSGGTDIDVKDIDAALDDFVKVLLQRELKVPLGVSLK, encoded by the coding sequence ATGAGCTCCGTAGGCACGACCGTTAATCCAAGGGATCGATCGCGGCGGGAGTTCCTGAGAACGGCGGCGATTACTTGTGCGGTCGGCGCTACCGTTCTCATGCCTCTTACGAAGGTCCTCGCCGAGGCCAAAACCGAGCCGCTCAACGAGTCTCGCTACCTGCCTAGCCTGCCCGCGCAGAAGGAAAATGAAGGTGTGCTTTTGAGGATGCAGAGAGAGCTTCAGGAATCCCTGCAAAAGCCAATCACGGAAAGGAGATGGGTCATGGTCATCGACCTCAGGAAGTGTGTGGCGTGTCATGCCTGCACCGTCGCGTGCATAGCTGAGAACAGGTCCCCTCCGGGGGTCACATACAGGCCGGTCCTTGAGTGGGAAACTGGTGAGTATCCCAATGTTTCGCGTGCGTTCCTGCCACGCCCTTGTTTTCACTGCGACAACCCTCCATGCGTGCCCGTCTGCCCAGTCAAGGCCACGTGGAAGAGAGAAGACGGCGTCGTCGTCATTGATTACAGCAAGTGCATCGGTTGCAGGTACTGCGTCGCCGCCTGCCCGTATGGAGCTAGGGCTACAGACTTCGGATTTGACTGGGATTCCACGCCCGCTGGACCCGCGACCAACGCTCCCCTGATGAACAAGGAAGCCAAGAGTCTAGTGGATGACTTACCGAGCATGGAATACGTGTCGACTCCATGGTATGGCCGTTGGCGGAGAGCCGATTTGGTGGGCGTGACGAGGAAGTGCCATTTCTGCACACAGAGGATAGACAACGGCATGCTTCCACAGTGTGTTACGACGTGTATGGGCGTCGCGAACTACTTCGGGGACATCAAGAATCCTAAGAGCCTAGTGAGCGAGCTGCTCAAAGAGAACAGGGCCATCAGGTTGAAGGAGGAACTGGGCACCGAGCCTTCGGTATACTACATCGTGGGCCCCGGCAGTGGGGGAACCGACATTGATGTTAAGGACATAGACGCTGCCTTAGATGACTTTGTGAAGGTGTTACTTCAGCGCGAGCTTAAGGTCCCGCTGGGGGTGTCGCTGAAGTGA
- a CDS encoding HEPN domain-containing protein, giving the protein MNESSDILVFGDAVKSIIQLLRERGEVKNVYYLAPQIVGYRWRLDIKIKTIYPRVIEFFEECMNLESVKKCLNLMLERNFPEHLEMTIVDSSGKPVENPDYKPFLMTEILGTLVNRYLESYGFDFNEEKFKKLYDEMVKHVYSKGRELVIVSPLENFELQGVNEASIGEYKVRELNEWELKELINYGYPLGWEFRPEFGDIEIRYCVEITVNVPKRSLSPPEPYIEDFVTMLRLFKRGSVKHGYILHYPKIWRTSWGASLGGYIDRFHIFTNYILTEEDITPLSLFVQQFLKVKNQFPNPMKFAIRWFNKSYREVEALDKLLDLAIALEVLFGTSDRLDLYVPHFIGSNKEERERLNKDIRKLREIRGSIVHSGYYKVEQEFIDKIEDIFRACISKFINLLPSLTYEKIIENIRISLLE; this is encoded by the coding sequence TTGAACGAAAGTTCAGATATATTGGTATTCGGAGACGCCGTAAAATCAATAATACAGCTCCTTAGAGAAAGGGGTGAGGTTAAGAACGTCTACTACTTAGCTCCTCAAATCGTTGGTTATAGGTGGCGTCTTGATATTAAAATTAAAACAATTTATCCACGTGTAATTGAATTTTTTGAAGAATGTATGAATTTGGAATCTGTAAAGAAATGTCTCAACTTAATGTTAGAGAGGAATTTTCCTGAACACCTTGAAATGACGATCGTAGATAGTAGCGGTAAACCTGTTGAGAATCCAGATTATAAACCATTTTTAATGACTGAAATACTTGGCACTCTAGTAAATAGATATCTTGAATCTTATGGGTTCGACTTCAATGAAGAAAAATTTAAGAAATTATATGATGAAATGGTAAAGCATGTTTATTCTAAGGGTAGAGAACTTGTTATTGTCTCACCTTTGGAAAACTTTGAGTTACAGGGTGTGAATGAGGCTTCAATTGGTGAGTATAAGGTACGTGAGCTTAATGAATGGGAACTTAAAGAACTTATTAACTACGGTTATCCTTTAGGATGGGAATTTAGGCCAGAATTTGGAGATATAGAGATAAGGTATTGTGTTGAGATAACTGTTAACGTTCCAAAACGTTCTCTATCGCCTCCTGAGCCTTATATAGAAGATTTTGTAACGATGTTGAGACTTTTTAAACGTGGAAGTGTTAAACATGGCTATATATTACATTATCCAAAAATTTGGAGGACGTCTTGGGGAGCATCACTTGGAGGATATATAGATAGATTTCACATATTTACAAATTATATTCTGACTGAGGAGGATATTACACCTCTGAGTTTATTCGTACAACAATTCTTAAAAGTGAAAAATCAGTTTCCAAATCCTATGAAGTTTGCAATAAGATGGTTCAATAAGTCTTACAGAGAGGTTGAAGCTTTAGATAAGTTATTGGATCTTGCAATAGCGCTTGAAGTATTATTCGGCACATCAGATAGATTAGACTTATATGTACCTCATTTTATAGGCTCTAACAAAGAAGAGAGAGAAAGGCTAAATAAGGATATTAGAAAACTACGTGAAATAAGAGGGTCAATCGTACATAGCGGATACTACAAAGTAGAACAAGAATTTATAGATAAAATCGAAGACATCTTCAGAGCATGTATATCAAAATTCATAAACTTGCTACCCAGCTTAACTTATGAAAAAATCATAGAAAATATTAGAATATCTTTGTTAGAGTAA
- a CDS encoding N-6 DNA methylase: protein MVQMKLFNKVVTREELNALVDKAADIIRTATDYKFILVLLFLKRISDTWREEFEEKKQELMNYLDEKSAEKEAENEVYHTFNLRRELLWDEITKDIKKLPENLSNALIKIAELNPELKGVIDKFSFLGFTTQEHRVKLMQLIELFNQYNFSNKYVSSDIVGDAYEHILYRFAPTQAKEGEVYTPREVIQLLVEILDPKPGESVYDPACGSGGMLIVSHKYVREKYGKEEKLLLYGQEYNSDIYGLCRLNLIAHGITDAFIEFGDSLLYPRFTEGGRLKQFDVVIANVPWNQDGYGEETLKKADFKERYFDYPPNNTADWAWVQHMLASAKENGRIGLVVDNGCLFRGGAEKTIRSKVVEKDWIECVILTPEKLFYNTGAPGAIIIFNKNKPYERRDKILFVNASNEYIPHPSVRRLNSLSKENIEKIVEAYRRLTSIPGFSRVVDKSEIVGNDYNLNVTLYVMPVEEAEKMDISKEFSELKELEREREEVGKKLEQYISEIIKVVSG, encoded by the coding sequence ATGGTTCAGATGAAATTATTTAATAAAGTAGTTACACGCGAAGAATTGAATGCTCTAGTCGATAAGGCAGCAGATATAATAAGAACGGCAACCGATTATAAGTTCATCCTGGTTTTACTTTTTTTGAAGAGAATAAGTGATACCTGGAGGGAGGAGTTCGAAGAGAAGAAGCAAGAATTGATGAATTACTTAGATGAGAAATCTGCTGAAAAAGAGGCCGAGAATGAGGTGTATCATACTTTTAATTTGAGGAGGGAACTATTGTGGGATGAAATAACTAAGGATATTAAAAAGTTGCCTGAAAATCTCTCAAATGCTCTAATTAAGATAGCCGAATTGAACCCGGAGCTCAAAGGGGTTATAGATAAGTTTAGCTTTCTGGGTTTCACCACGCAAGAGCATAGGGTAAAATTGATGCAGTTGATCGAACTTTTCAACCAGTATAACTTCAGCAATAAGTATGTTTCAAGCGATATTGTAGGAGATGCCTATGAGCACATCCTTTACAGATTCGCTCCCACACAAGCGAAAGAGGGAGAAGTCTACACCCCGAGGGAAGTCATTCAACTCTTGGTTGAAATTTTAGATCCGAAGCCTGGGGAAAGCGTTTATGATCCCGCCTGTGGTTCGGGTGGGATGCTAATAGTTTCCCATAAATACGTGAGGGAAAAATACGGGAAAGAGGAGAAGCTCCTACTTTACGGTCAAGAGTACAACTCAGACATTTACGGGCTTTGCAGGCTGAACCTTATAGCTCACGGAATCACAGATGCTTTCATTGAGTTCGGAGATAGCTTATTATATCCCAGGTTTACTGAAGGAGGAAGACTAAAACAATTCGATGTCGTTATTGCTAATGTTCCATGGAATCAAGATGGGTATGGAGAGGAGACGCTAAAGAAAGCTGATTTCAAAGAAAGATATTTTGACTACCCCCCAAACAACACAGCCGATTGGGCATGGGTTCAGCACATGTTAGCTTCAGCTAAGGAAAACGGAAGGATTGGGCTTGTAGTAGATAATGGATGTTTATTCAGAGGTGGAGCTGAAAAAACGATTAGAAGCAAGGTCGTAGAGAAAGATTGGATTGAATGCGTTATTCTTACACCAGAAAAGTTATTCTATAACACTGGAGCTCCTGGAGCCATTATAATCTTCAATAAAAACAAGCCTTACGAAAGGAGAGACAAGATACTCTTCGTAAATGCCTCAAACGAATACATACCTCATCCTTCGGTCAGAAGGTTAAATTCACTTTCAAAAGAAAACATAGAGAAAATAGTGGAAGCTTATAGAAGGCTCACTAGCATACCTGGCTTCTCAAGGGTTGTTGATAAGAGCGAGATCGTAGGCAATGATTACAACCTCAATGTTACGCTCTACGTCATGCCCGTTGAGGAGGCTGAAAAGATGGATATATCTAAGGAGTTTTCAGAACTGAAAGAATTGGAAAGGGAAAGGGAGGAGGTTGGAAAGAAGCTAGAACAATACATTTCTGAAATAATAAAAGTGGTGAGTGGTTAA
- a CDS encoding restriction endonuclease subunit S: protein MMFYKETDFKETPIGKIPKNWKIARAIDVARYINGYAFSPKDWKTRGVPIIRIQNLNDPNTEFNYFDGEIGEIYKVENGDLLFSWSASIGVYVWNRGKAVLNQHIFKVIPGPLVDKLFLYYTLFLAIEQLKRRVHGSTMKHFRRGELRATFIPLPSLPEQQKIAEILSTVDEAIQKTNEIIAKTERLKKGLMQELLTKGIGHKEFKDTEIGKIPREWEVVRICKLFDLYKGTTPSTKIKEYWDGIIPFVTPTDVTKVSDSNEIHLKATENFITEKGLKSKGLKLVPENSLLFTSRATIGYLAINKVKVAINQGIISLIPKKDTNADTTFFYYFLQKLRNYFENLAGGSTYKEISMSTFSNINVPLPSYQEQEKIAKILSTVDKKLGLERNEKAKLERIKRGLMDLLLTGKIRVKVS from the coding sequence ATGATGTTTTACAAAGAGACTGATTTTAAAGAAACTCCAATTGGAAAAATTCCGAAAAATTGGAAAATAGCACGAGCTATAGATGTTGCTAGATACATAAATGGTTATGCATTTAGCCCAAAAGATTGGAAGACTCGAGGAGTTCCGATAATAAGGATACAAAACCTCAATGATCCGAATACAGAGTTCAACTATTTTGATGGTGAGATAGGTGAGATATATAAAGTGGAAAATGGTGATCTTTTATTCTCATGGTCTGCAAGTATTGGAGTATACGTTTGGAATCGCGGCAAAGCAGTTTTAAATCAACATATCTTTAAAGTCATTCCAGGACCACTAGTTGATAAACTCTTTTTATACTATACTTTATTTCTTGCAATTGAGCAACTCAAAAGAAGAGTTCATGGCTCAACAATGAAACACTTTAGAAGAGGTGAATTAAGAGCTACCTTCATCCCTCTTCCATCTCTCCCAGAGCAGCAAAAAATTGCAGAAATTCTCTCAACCGTTGATGAAGCTATTCAAAAAACTAACGAAATCATAGCTAAGACTGAGCGCTTGAAGAAGGGCTTGATGCAGGAGCTTTTAACAAAGGGGATAGGGCATAAGGAGTTTAAGGATACTGAGATTGGAAAGATTCCAAGAGAGTGGGAAGTTGTTAGAATATGCAAGCTTTTCGATTTATATAAGGGAACAACACCTTCCACGAAGATTAAAGAGTATTGGGATGGTATAATTCCATTTGTAACGCCTACTGATGTAACCAAAGTTAGTGATTCAAATGAGATACATCTTAAGGCTACTGAAAACTTCATCACAGAGAAGGGTTTAAAATCAAAAGGACTTAAACTGGTTCCCGAGAACTCGTTGCTTTTCACTTCGAGAGCTACCATTGGATATTTAGCAATAAATAAGGTTAAGGTAGCGATAAACCAAGGAATAATTTCGCTGATACCTAAAAAAGATACAAACGCTGATACTACTTTCTTCTATTATTTTCTTCAGAAACTAAGAAATTATTTCGAAAATTTGGCAGGGGGAAGCACATACAAAGAGATATCCATGTCAACTTTTAGTAACATAAATGTTCCACTACCCTCTTATCAAGAACAAGAGAAAATCGCTAAGATCCTTTCTACAGTTGATAAAAAACTTGGACTTGAAAGAAATGAAAAAGCAAAGTTGGAAAGAATCAAGCGAGGATTGATGGATTTGCTTCTTACTGGAAAAATTAGGGTTAAGGTGAGTTGA